A genomic stretch from Candidatus Zixiibacteriota bacterium includes:
- a CDS encoding trypsin-like peptidase domain-containing protein, which yields MRRRIPAVAAALAFAAAPAFSPADDTIKVLWREAQPPAEENELDPLSRAYMRLASSARPAVVQVRVLLEPSGKSPSADSRTGSRGSGFIINAAGYILTAQHVVDRAKEIEVRLPDMQRLPARVVAADANVDLALLKIESERELPVLALGDSDEIRVGQLVVVFGYPFGRESSMSLGIVSRAGRTYPDSASYELIQTDAGAYAGGSGGPLLNSRGHVVGMITMASERGNMGFALPINVVKRVLPRLLNGEKLVWGWLGLQMTEVPLSQAKTLGLSRVKGVLVSSVLPGQAAERGGLLSRDVILAVNGLQVDSPRDVHRLIRGLEAGREVRLTVLRNGETLHLSVPLGPKPAAPANEGNAGLD from the coding sequence ATGAGGCGCCGGATTCCAGCCGTCGCCGCCGCGCTGGCGTTCGCCGCCGCGCCCGCTTTTTCGCCTGCCGACGATACCATCAAGGTCCTGTGGCGCGAGGCTCAACCGCCGGCGGAAGAAAACGAGCTCGACCCGCTCAGCCGTGCCTACATGCGGCTCGCAAGCTCGGCGCGCCCCGCGGTCGTGCAGGTGCGCGTCCTCCTCGAACCTTCCGGCAAATCCCCGTCGGCGGATTCCCGCACGGGGAGCCGCGGGTCGGGATTCATCATCAACGCGGCAGGTTATATTCTGACCGCCCAGCACGTCGTCGACCGCGCGAAAGAGATCGAGGTGCGGCTCCCCGACATGCAGCGACTCCCCGCACGCGTGGTGGCCGCCGACGCCAACGTCGACCTGGCCTTGCTGAAGATCGAAAGCGAGCGTGAGCTGCCGGTGCTGGCGCTCGGCGATTCCGACGAGATTCGAGTCGGGCAGCTGGTCGTGGTTTTCGGATATCCTTTCGGCCGCGAGAGCTCGATGAGCCTCGGTATCGTGAGCCGGGCGGGGCGCACCTATCCGGATTCGGCAAGCTACGAGCTCATCCAGACGGACGCGGGCGCGTATGCGGGAGGCAGCGGGGGGCCGCTGCTGAACAGCCGCGGCCACGTCGTCGGCATGATCACGATGGCGTCGGAGCGAGGCAACATGGGCTTTGCCTTGCCGATCAACGTCGTCAAGCGCGTCCTCCCTCGGCTGCTCAACGGCGAGAAGCTCGTCTGGGGCTGGCTCGGTCTGCAGATGACCGAGGTCCCCCTGAGTCAGGCCAAGACGCTCGGCCTTTCGCGTGTGAAAGGGGTGCTGGTGAGCTCGGTCCTGCCGGGGCAGGCGGCGGAACGGGGAGGCCTTCTTTCCAGGGACGTCATTCTCGCGGTCAACGGCCTGCAGGTGGACAGCCCCCGCGACGTCCATCGCCTGATCCGGGGGCTGGAGGCAGGCCGGGAAGTAAGGCTCACGGTCTTGCGGAACGGCGAGACCCTGCACCTTTCGGTGCCCCTGGGACCGAAGCCCGCCGCGCCCGCGAACGAGGGCAACGCCGGGCTGGACTAG
- a CDS encoding ATP-binding protein — MANAFEVSADRLSWRCDLSFLPFSCTADMNPLEDFIGQDRAMRAIEFGLGVNKPGFNIFVTGLTGTGKTSIIKAFLRKVTSERAAPGQDAATPDDWCYVYNFADPDRPQVLRVRAGWGKRLKADMEQLVEHLKREAKKTFESEEFAEQRQAMVEEIQNKQQEMMAALVEEARRHDFALRMTPSGMVLLATRNGKPMQESEYLALSAAERKALEEKRREIEEKVEATLREGKKLERQIAEKLNALESEAGQYLVRLPLAELREKYRDHPRVLSYLEAVRDHILGNLGRFKGTEPPAPSTAPGPRFGEAAADPFLPYRVNVFVDNSETQGPPIIVETNPTYHNVFGVVEKKPIVGGYVTDFTLIKAGSISRANGGYLVLYDRDVLSNAGVWEALQRVIKNRELRVEEPATFFGWAPPQGLRPEPIPTDTKVIMIGDPALYRTLATLDPDFRETFKVKADFDYRIDRSQENIVAFACFISDYCTREKLRHLDSGGVARVIEHCARVVEDQYKLSTRFSEIADLLVEADYWARREGAELVSASHVERAVAEKTFRLNLVETRLQELIAEGTLLVDVDGAAVGQVNGLAIYQMGDFSFGKPSRITVKTFMGRDGIVNIERESKLSGKTHDKGVLILGGYLGSRYAQDRPLSLSASICFEQSYDGVDGDSASSTELYGILSSLAELPIRQGIAVTGSVNQNGEIQAIGGINRKIEGFYDVCRIKGLTGTQGVLMPRANLRNLMLRPDVVEAVGAGRFHIYAVATVDEGIEVLTGVEAGRRGPDGRYPEDSVNGRVEKKLQRYAEQLRKLSPAGATAEDGDQR, encoded by the coding sequence ATGGCCAACGCGTTCGAGGTGTCGGCGGATCGGTTGAGCTGGCGGTGCGATCTCTCGTTCCTGCCTTTCAGCTGCACCGCGGACATGAATCCGCTGGAGGACTTCATCGGGCAGGACCGCGCGATGCGCGCGATCGAGTTCGGCCTGGGTGTCAACAAGCCGGGCTTCAATATCTTCGTCACCGGGCTCACGGGAACCGGAAAGACCAGCATCATCAAGGCGTTCCTCAGGAAGGTCACTTCCGAAAGGGCCGCTCCCGGCCAGGACGCCGCCACGCCGGACGACTGGTGCTACGTCTACAATTTCGCCGATCCCGACCGGCCGCAGGTGCTCAGGGTTCGCGCGGGCTGGGGCAAGAGGCTCAAGGCCGACATGGAGCAGCTCGTGGAGCACCTCAAACGGGAGGCCAAGAAGACTTTCGAGAGCGAAGAATTCGCCGAGCAGCGCCAGGCGATGGTCGAGGAGATCCAGAACAAGCAGCAGGAGATGATGGCCGCGCTGGTCGAGGAAGCGCGCCGCCACGACTTCGCCCTTCGGATGACCCCTTCGGGAATGGTGCTGCTGGCGACCCGCAACGGCAAGCCCATGCAGGAGTCGGAGTATCTGGCGCTCTCCGCGGCCGAGAGAAAGGCGCTCGAGGAGAAGCGGCGCGAGATCGAGGAGAAGGTCGAGGCGACGCTGCGTGAAGGGAAGAAGCTGGAACGGCAAATCGCCGAGAAGCTGAACGCGCTCGAGAGCGAGGCCGGGCAGTACCTGGTGCGCCTGCCGCTGGCCGAGCTGCGCGAGAAATACCGCGATCACCCGAGAGTGCTGAGCTATCTCGAAGCGGTCCGCGACCACATTCTCGGAAACCTCGGCCGCTTCAAGGGGACCGAACCGCCGGCGCCGTCGACCGCGCCCGGGCCGCGATTCGGCGAGGCGGCGGCCGATCCGTTTCTGCCGTACCGCGTCAACGTCTTCGTCGACAACAGCGAGACGCAGGGACCGCCGATTATCGTGGAAACCAATCCGACTTATCACAACGTCTTCGGGGTCGTCGAAAAGAAGCCGATCGTCGGCGGGTACGTCACCGATTTCACCCTGATCAAGGCGGGCTCGATCAGCCGGGCCAACGGGGGCTACCTCGTGCTCTACGACCGTGACGTGCTGTCGAACGCGGGTGTGTGGGAGGCGCTGCAGCGGGTGATCAAGAACCGCGAGCTGCGGGTCGAGGAGCCGGCGACCTTCTTCGGCTGGGCGCCGCCGCAGGGGCTGCGGCCCGAGCCGATCCCGACCGACACGAAGGTGATCATGATCGGCGATCCGGCGCTCTATCGGACTCTGGCGACGCTCGATCCGGATTTCCGCGAAACTTTCAAGGTCAAGGCGGATTTCGACTACCGGATCGACCGCTCGCAGGAAAACATCGTCGCGTTCGCCTGCTTCATCAGCGATTACTGCACGCGCGAGAAGCTCCGCCATCTGGACAGCGGCGGCGTCGCCCGGGTGATCGAGCACTGCGCCCGGGTGGTCGAGGACCAGTACAAGCTTTCCACGCGCTTCAGCGAGATCGCGGACCTGCTCGTCGAGGCCGACTACTGGGCCCGCAGGGAGGGCGCGGAGCTGGTTTCCGCCTCGCATGTCGAGCGTGCAGTCGCGGAAAAGACGTTTCGTTTAAACCTGGTCGAAACGCGATTGCAGGAGCTGATCGCCGAAGGCACGCTGCTCGTCGACGTCGACGGCGCGGCCGTGGGGCAGGTCAACGGCCTCGCGATCTACCAGATGGGCGATTTCAGCTTCGGCAAGCCGTCGCGCATCACGGTGAAGACGTTCATGGGGCGGGACGGAATCGTCAACATCGAGCGGGAGTCGAAGCTGAGCGGCAAGACGCACGACAAGGGGGTACTGATCCTCGGCGGCTATCTCGGAAGCAGGTACGCGCAGGACCGGCCGCTCTCGCTCTCGGCCAGCATCTGCTTCGAGCAGTCCTACGACGGCGTCGACGGCGACAGCGCATCCTCCACCGAGCTGTACGGGATTCTCTCCAGCCTTGCCGAGCTGCCGATCCGCCAGGGCATCGCGGTCACCGGGTCCGTCAATCAGAACGGCGAGATTCAGGCGATCGGCGGGATCAACCGAAAGATCGAGGGCTTCTACGACGTCTGCCGCATCAAAGGCCTTACCGGAACGCAAGGAGTGCTGATGCCGCGCGCGAACTTGCGCAACCTCATGCTGCGGCCCGACGTCGTCGAGGCCGTGGGAGCTGGCAGGTTCCACATCTATGCCGTCGCCACCGTGGACGAGGGAATCGAGGTGCTGACCGGGGTGGAGGCCGGCCGGCGGGGCCCGGACGGTCGCTATCCGGAAGATTCCGTCAACGGGAGGGTGGAAAAAAAGCTCCAGCGCTACGCCGAGCAGCTGCGCAAGCTCAGTCCGGCTGGGGCGACGGCGGAGGACGGGGACCAGCGCTAG
- a CDS encoding SDR family NAD(P)-dependent oxidoreductase: MIDLRGKVVLITGAGGGLGRALVRTFARANARLGLTSRDPERLRASADIARAEGGESAAFACDITRRAEVEALRKNLEDRLGPVAVLVNNAGVAGAASFLEMDDALWEHTFQVNVNGTYNCCKVFLPAMLEARWGRIVNIASTTAKIAYPHVSAYASSKHAVLGLTRALALETARLGITVNAVCPGYLDDELTRENASRMAARTGRTPEEILRLFAASTPQARLIDPEEVAQLALLLASEKAAAVTGQAINVDGGAVMA, translated from the coding sequence GTGATCGATCTCAGAGGGAAGGTCGTCCTGATCACCGGAGCGGGCGGCGGGCTGGGCCGGGCCCTGGTGCGAACCTTTGCCCGGGCGAACGCGCGGCTGGGGCTGACCTCGCGCGATCCGGAAAGGCTGCGGGCGAGCGCGGATATCGCGCGGGCAGAGGGAGGGGAAAGCGCGGCCTTCGCGTGCGACATTACCCGACGGGCCGAGGTCGAGGCGCTGCGGAAAAACCTGGAAGACCGGCTCGGCCCCGTGGCGGTCCTGGTGAACAACGCGGGGGTGGCGGGCGCAGCGAGCTTTCTCGAGATGGACGATGCGCTGTGGGAGCACACCTTCCAGGTCAATGTCAACGGAACTTACAATTGCTGCAAGGTCTTTCTGCCGGCAATGCTCGAAGCGAGGTGGGGGAGGATCGTCAACATCGCCTCGACCACCGCGAAGATCGCCTATCCCCACGTGTCAGCCTACGCGAGCTCGAAGCATGCCGTGTTGGGGCTGACGCGGGCGTTGGCTCTCGAGACGGCGCGGTTGGGCATCACGGTCAACGCCGTTTGCCCCGGCTACCTCGACGACGAGCTGACCCGTGAGAACGCCTCCCGGATGGCGGCGCGCACCGGCCGGACCCCCGAGGAGATTCTCCGTCTCTTCGCCGCGAGCACCCCGCAGGCCCGGTTGATCGATCCCGAAGAAGTCGCGCAGCTGGCGTTGCTTCTGGCGTCGGAGAAAGCAGCGGCGGTCACCGGCCAGGCGATCAACGTGGACGGCGGAGCCGTCATGGCGTGA